A single Methanolobus sp. ZRKC5 DNA region contains:
- a CDS encoding tRNA (cytidine(56)-2'-O)-methyltransferase has translation MPEQIVILRLGHRPQRDKRITTHVGLTARAFGAEGMLLASEDKKLAGNIDDVSTRWGGDFYVKNDVNWKSEIKKWKEDGGKICHLSMYGINLPDAVPEIRQCDKLMIVVGAEKVPFEIYEMADWNVAVGNQPHSEVAAVAVTLDRIAKSDPLRNEFEGGELTIVPERCGKQVIDNRQYDLSN, from the coding sequence ATGCCTGAACAGATAGTAATACTAAGACTTGGCCACCGTCCTCAGAGAGACAAGAGGATAACCACACACGTGGGCCTTACAGCAAGAGCCTTTGGTGCAGAAGGTATGCTTCTGGCATCCGAGGATAAGAAACTTGCCGGTAACATAGATGATGTTTCAACAAGATGGGGCGGTGACTTCTACGTTAAGAACGATGTCAACTGGAAGTCTGAAATAAAGAAATGGAAAGAAGACGGCGGAAAGATCTGTCATTTGTCCATGTACGGGATAAACCTGCCGGACGCCGTTCCTGAGATTCGTCAATGCGACAAACTTATGATCGTTGTTGGTGCGGAAAAGGTCCCATTTGAAATATATGAGATGGCTGACTGGAATGTCGCAGTTGGCAACCAACCACATTCTGAAGTTGCAGCCGTTGCTGTCACTCTGGACCGGATAGCTAAAAGTGACCCATTGAGAAATGAATTTGAAGGTGGGGAACTAACAATAGTTCCTGAGAGATGTGGTAAGCAGGTTATCGATAATCGACAATATGATTTGTCCAATTAG